In Oncorhynchus clarkii lewisi isolate Uvic-CL-2024 unplaced genomic scaffold, UVic_Ocla_1.0 unplaced_contig_13910_pilon_pilon, whole genome shotgun sequence, the genomic window ACTCTGAGGGCCCAAAatatttgatacaatgttgcaagtttgctagcacAGGCCAGACCAAATTAATAGTTGATCAAATGTTTAAAATGTCTTACAGACAGGCCATGTGCAGCCAATTTGATTGATAGGATAACTATTTTCagcaggatattttctacctgcacgctgcaatgtttttatttgttggctttatgaaAGCTAGTTTTACATATTgacaatagaagttacttttagatttgtatcattTTGATAGAATTTTGATGAACCACATGACATTGATTTGAGATATGAAAACTTTATGAATGAAATGAAACCGTTccatgaaaatgtgcatatgaaaatcacaACTGGCAAATCAGTAGAAATGGTACTATACCTtcgcactccaaatggaaaaggttgccgacCGGCAACGTCAGGAGCATAACAGAAGGCCAGCGGGAGAAGGAGAGTCgggaacagatttttttttacttctgGTTAGGCAATATTGATCTCTGGCTGCCTCTTGATTCATTTTATTTCAACAcatatatatggaaaaatacaagttttaaaatgtaaacattttGGTAGAAAGAAAACAAGACTCTCGGTCGACCaggaataaataaaaaaatgttgggaCAGTCCCAATAGCTTTATTCCCTGTATTGTACAGCCTACTGTTATGAAGTCATATGTATATCACACCAACTGACTGGTTCTTctgatgttgttcacacaggagaccatGTTGAGATATTCTCTACATCCGGAGAGCAACAGCAGGAAGATCACAGAGTTAAGAGGTCTCACCACTGCCCACATTGTGAGGAGATTTTCCCAATTCTATCAAAACTAGAAATACacctaaaaatacacacaggagataatCTGTATTCCTGCACTGACTGTACGAAGAGTTTCACAACATCACAGGCTCTGACAGTTCATCTGCGAGTCCACACTGGAGAAaaaccttactcctgctctgactgcggggagagtttctctcaacagagcagcttaaaaacacaccaacgtatacacacaggagagaagccttactcatgctctgactgtgggaagagtttctccgTATCCAGCAACTTAAAAACACACCTAAAAATACACGCTGGGGAGAAGCCTTACTtttgctctgactgtggggcgaGTTTTTCTCAACAGAGCCACTTACAAACCCACCAACATATACATACAGGAAAGAAGCATTACTTATGCTCTGACTGCGGAAAATGCTTCATAACATCAGCTGAGTTAagagttcatcagagaacacacacaggagagaagccttactgctgctctgactgtgggaagagtttctctcAACAGAGCAACTTAAAATGTCACCagcgaatacacacaggagagaagccttactcctgctctgattgtgggaagagtttcacccATTTGGATATATTAAAATGTCACCagcgaatacacacaggagagaagccttactcctgctctgtctgtgggaagagtttctcccAACAGGGCaacttaaaaacacaccaacgtatacataaaggagagaagccttactcctgttcTGACTGTgaaaaatgcttcacaacatcaactgagctaaaagttcatcggagaacacacacaggagagaagccttactgctgttctgactgtgggaagagtttctcccGATTGGCTACCTTAAAAACACATCAATGTATACATAAAGGAGAGAAGCCTCATCACTTCTCTCAGACCAACTAAGATTAAAGTCACTCCATCGATTAATCCTCATCTCATAAAAGAAGTGGTAACAGTGAATTGGATCAAGAAGAAAGCATAGAATACTATTGTAATCCTATTGTTTCTCAATGTGAGAGAACTGCAGAGGAAAGGGAGTGTTATAGAATTATGACATTGGAAATCATCTTTCTCCAACTTTTTTTTACTACAGAACGTGCCATTTTCACa contains:
- the LOC139396377 gene encoding zinc finger protein 135-like — translated: YCYEVICISHQLTGSSDVVHTGDHVEIFSTSGEQQQEDHRVKRSHHCPHCEEIFPILSKLEIHLKIHTGDNLYSCTDCTKSFTTSQALTVHLRVHTGEKPYSCSDCGESFSQQSSLKTHQRIHTGEKPYSCSDCGKSFSVSSNLKTHLKIHAGEKPYFCSDCGASFSQQSHLQTHQHIHTGKKHYLCSDCGKCFITSAELRVHQRTHTGEKPYCCSDCGKSFSQQSNLKCHQRIHTGEKPYSCSDCGKSFTHLDILKCHQRIHTGEKPYSCSVCGKSFSQQGNLKTHQRIHKGEKPYSCSDCEKCFTTSTELKVHRRTHTGEKPYCCSDCGKSFSRLATLKTHQCIHKGEKPHHFSQTN